The proteins below are encoded in one region of Hordeum vulgare subsp. vulgare chromosome 3H, MorexV3_pseudomolecules_assembly, whole genome shotgun sequence:
- the LOC123439702 gene encoding ERI1 exoribonuclease 2-like produces the protein MIEKTNPISPRTVSAPVVLRGEIGALVFACAHTDSIPSFPYLEFARRPAPAQSARILPIMAARRVPYAQGQGHQLQQDFDFFLVVDFEATCEKDARIYPQEIIEFPAVLVDGATGHLASAFRCYIRPKHHPALTKFCRDLTGIRQEDVDGGVDLGQALRLHDAWLKAATTTGAGTKRCDGRLAVVTWGDWDCRTMLEFECRFKGIEKPSYFDRWINLRVPFQAALGSGGRVNLQEAVRVAGLDWEGRLHCGLDDARNTARLLADLMLRGVKMSITDSLALPPPIQRQPPHTIRCDGSSALPRPPIRQQQQQLL, from the coding sequence ATGATTGAGAAAACGAATCCGATTTCGCCTCGAACAGTGTCTGCTCCGGTGGTTTTAAGAGGGGAGATCGGCGCTCTGGTTTTCGCTTGCGCACATACTGATTCGATCCCGAGTTTCCCTTATCTGGAGTTTGCGAGGCGACCCGCTCCTGCTCAGAGCGCGCGCATATTGCCGATCATGGCTGCGCGCAGAGTGCCGTACGCACAGGGGCAGGGCCACCAGCTGCAGCAAGATTTCGATTTCTTCTTGGTAGTGGACTTCGAGGCGACGTGCGAGAAAGACGCGCGGATCTACCCGCAGGAGATCATCGAGTTCCCCGCCGTCCTCGTCGACGGCGCCACCGGCCACCTCGCGTCCGCTTTTCGCTGCTACATCCGCCCGAAACACCATCCTGCGCTGACCAAGTTCTGCAGGGACCTCACCGGCATCCGGCAGGAGGACGTCGATGGCGGCGTGGATCTCGGCCAGGCGCTCCGGCTGCACGACGCTTGGCTgaaggcggcgacgacgacgggggcAGGGACCAAGAGATGCGATGGCCGCTTGGCCGTCGTTACGTGGGGAGACTGGGATTGCCGCACCATGCTCGAGTTTGAGTGCCGCTTCAAGGGCATCGAGAAGCCCTCCTACTTCGATCGCTGGATCAACCTGAGGGTCCCCTTCCAGGCGGCGCTCGGCAGCGGAGGGCGGGTCAACCTGCAGGAGGCGGTCCGGGTGGCGGGGCTGGACTGGGAGGGCCGCCTGCACTGCGGACTTGACGATGCGCGCAACACGGCGCGCCTTCTTGCTGATCTCATGCTACGCGGGGTCAAGATGAGCATTACCGACTCGCTGGCGCTGCCACCACCGATCCAGCGGCAGCCGCCTCACACAATCCGTTGCGACGGCTCCTCAGCGCTGCCACGGCCGCCCatccggcagcagcagcagcagctgcttTAG
- the LOC123439703 gene encoding signaling peptide TAXIMIN 2, with translation MGADGHDDDGWQCRPLGLLIGLPFAALALVLSLAGAVVWILGSALSCVCPCCVCCAAAANLAVGLVQMPVKVIRWFIRQIPC, from the exons ATGGGGGCAGATGGTCACGACGACGACGGCTGGCAGTGCCGGCCGCTGGGGCTCCTGATCGGCCTGCCGTTCGCCGCCCTCGCGTTAGTGCTCTCGCTCGCCGGCGCCGTCGTCTGGATCCTCGG GTCGGCGCTGAGCTGCGTGTGCCCGTGCTGCGTGTGCTGCGCGGCAGCGGCGAACCTGGCGGTGGGCCTCGTCCAGATGCCCGTCAAGGTCATCCGCTGGTTCATCAGGCAGATCCCCTGCTAG